The following coding sequences lie in one Allochromatium vinosum DSM 180 genomic window:
- a CDS encoding chain-length determining protein → MKPLRQNPLWTVILFFVLGATLYWSFIASDRFVSRANVVLLSAQISKPDVGLSAILRGMSNNDLLILRDFMRSTDMLARLQTELDLRAHYSNSDIDWFSRLSAPDVPTETFHRYVLKRLSIEFDEYAQVLRISAQAYDPGMAQRIVALLLEAGEEHMNVMGHRLAEEQVHFIEKQVEVLHQRMLEDSERMLSYQNEHGLVSPTETVGSLSGVIAKLEGELAGLQARKAALSVSQSERAPEMMKLDSEIKGMREQIATERARLARASGDALNRLAAEYELLRLQYEFSNELYSSAVTALENTRVEAARALKQVSVLQTPTLPEYSTQPRRLYNITVFAILAALTGIILQLLLAIIRDHKD, encoded by the coding sequence ATGAAGCCATTGCGCCAAAATCCGCTGTGGACAGTGATCCTGTTCTTCGTTCTCGGTGCGACCCTCTATTGGTCTTTCATTGCCAGCGATCGTTTCGTCTCGCGTGCCAATGTCGTGTTGTTGAGTGCGCAGATCAGCAAGCCCGATGTCGGTCTGTCGGCGATTCTCCGGGGCATGAGCAACAACGATCTGCTGATCCTGCGTGACTTCATGCGTTCGACCGACATGCTCGCGCGACTCCAGACTGAACTCGACCTGCGTGCGCACTATTCCAATTCCGATATCGACTGGTTTTCGCGCTTGTCGGCGCCCGATGTGCCGACCGAGACCTTTCATCGTTATGTGCTCAAGCGTCTCTCGATCGAGTTCGATGAGTATGCTCAGGTGCTGCGTATCAGCGCCCAGGCCTATGACCCCGGGATGGCGCAGCGTATCGTCGCTTTGCTGCTGGAGGCCGGTGAGGAGCACATGAACGTCATGGGCCACAGGCTCGCTGAGGAGCAGGTGCACTTCATCGAGAAGCAGGTCGAGGTTCTGCATCAGCGCATGCTCGAGGATAGCGAGCGCATGCTGAGCTATCAGAACGAACACGGCCTAGTCTCGCCGACCGAGACCGTTGGCAGTCTCAGCGGCGTGATCGCCAAGCTGGAGGGTGAGCTCGCCGGGCTTCAGGCGCGCAAGGCGGCGCTCAGCGTCTCACAGAGCGAACGCGCTCCCGAGATGATGAAACTCGACAGCGAGATCAAGGGGATGCGTGAGCAGATCGCCACCGAGCGTGCCCGGCTCGCGCGCGCCTCGGGCGATGCGCTCAACCGGCTCGCGGCCGAATACGAACTCCTGCGCTTGCAGTACGAGTTCTCCAACGAACTCTACTCCAGCGCCGTGACCGCGCTCGAGAATACCCGTGTCGAGGCCGCACGCGCGCTCAAGCAGGTCTCGGTCCTGCAAACGCCGACCTTGCCGGAATATTCGACACAGCCGCGCCGGCTCTACAACATCACAGTGTTCGCCATCCTGGCCGCGCTCACCGGTATCATCCTGCAATTACTGCTGGCCATCATCCGCGACCACAAGGATTGA
- a CDS encoding ABC transporter ATP-binding protein codes for MIEVRSVYKRYHTRNHQAADWVLRDVNFHLPPSVSLGVVGGNGVGKSTLLRLIGGMDHPDRGEVIRRCRVSWPIGLTGGFQGSMTGRQNVKFIARIHGDTDRIQQVVDFVQDFAEIGKAFDEPIKTYSSGMRSRLAFGLSLAFEFDVYLSDEATATGDASFKAKAKQAFDERVGKASIIMVSHSEGILRDLCQAGLWLRKGEAIWFDDIADALAAYHESIGQVKPRKAA; via the coding sequence ATGATCGAAGTCAGGAGCGTCTACAAACGCTATCACACGCGTAATCATCAGGCGGCCGACTGGGTCTTGCGTGATGTGAATTTCCACTTGCCGCCTAGTGTGAGTCTCGGTGTCGTGGGGGGCAATGGCGTGGGCAAATCGACGCTGTTGCGTCTGATCGGCGGTATGGATCATCCTGATCGCGGCGAGGTGATTCGCCGTTGCCGTGTGTCATGGCCGATCGGTTTGACCGGTGGGTTCCAGGGATCCATGACCGGACGCCAGAACGTCAAGTTCATTGCTCGCATCCATGGTGATACAGACCGCATCCAGCAAGTGGTCGATTTCGTACAGGACTTCGCCGAGATCGGCAAGGCGTTCGATGAGCCGATCAAGACCTATTCCAGTGGCATGCGCAGTCGTCTCGCTTTTGGGCTGTCACTGGCCTTCGAATTCGACGTCTATCTCTCCGACGAAGCCACAGCCACCGGTGACGCCTCGTTCAAGGCCAAGGCCAAGCAGGCCTTCGACGAGCGGGTCGGCAAGGCCAGTATCATCATGGTCTCGCACAGTGAGGGCATTCTGCGCGATCTCTGCCAGGCGGGTCTCTGGCTGCGTAAGGGCGAGGCGATCTGGTTCGATGACATCGCCGATGCGCTGGCGGCTTATCATGAGAGTATCGGGCAAGTCAAACCACGGAAAGCCGCATGA